A portion of the Mycobacterium paraseoulense genome contains these proteins:
- a CDS encoding MlaE family ABC transporter permease translates to MVASKVGSRIRPGTEVAGGFFRMCVLTGKALRQPFEWREFIWNGWFLMRVSLLPTIAVSIPETVLLIFTLNLLLAEIGAADVSGAGAAIGAVTQLGPIVTVLVVAGAGGTAICADLGARTIREEIDALEVLGIDPIHRLVLPRVVASTLVAILLNGLVVAVGLGGGYLFSVYLQNVSSGAYLSTLTALTGLPEVVIAFIKAATFGLIAGLVGCYRGLIVRGGSKGLGTAVNETVVLCFIALFAVNAALTTIGVRFGTGR, encoded by the coding sequence ATGGTTGCCAGCAAGGTGGGCAGCAGAATCCGGCCCGGCACGGAAGTGGCCGGCGGATTCTTCCGGATGTGCGTGCTGACGGGCAAAGCGCTGAGGCAGCCGTTCGAGTGGCGCGAGTTCATCTGGAACGGCTGGTTTCTCATGCGGGTGTCGCTGCTGCCCACCATCGCGGTGTCCATCCCGGAAACCGTGCTGCTCATCTTCACACTCAACCTCCTGCTGGCCGAGATCGGCGCCGCCGACGTCTCCGGTGCCGGCGCGGCGATCGGCGCGGTCACCCAGCTCGGCCCGATCGTGACGGTGCTGGTGGTCGCCGGCGCGGGCGGTACGGCCATCTGCGCGGACCTCGGCGCGCGAACCATCCGCGAGGAAATCGATGCGCTCGAGGTGCTCGGCATCGACCCGATCCACCGGCTGGTGTTGCCCCGTGTCGTCGCCTCGACACTCGTCGCGATCCTGCTCAACGGCCTCGTCGTCGCCGTCGGTCTGGGGGGTGGCTACCTGTTCAGCGTGTATCTGCAGAACGTCTCGAGCGGCGCCTACCTCTCCACGTTGACGGCGCTCACCGGCTTGCCCGAGGTGGTGATCGCGTTCATCAAGGCCGCGACGTTCGGCCTGATCGCCGGCCTGGTCGGCTGTTACCGGGGGTTGATCGTCCGCGGCGGATCCAAAGGTTTGGGCACCGCCGTCAACGAGACCGTGGTGCTGTGCTTCA
- a CDS encoding purine-cytosine permease family protein produces MTATKETLEDYTLRFAPRSYRRWSTAVVGISALGGIAYLADFAIGANVGISYGTGNALCGIGIFALVIFATGLPLAYYAARYNLDLDLITRGSGFGYYGSVVTNVIFASFTFIFFALEGSIMAQGLKLGLRLPLWAGYACSTLIIFPLVIYGMKVLSQLQLWTTPLWLILMVVPFVYLVVRHPDSIHQFFGYGGRGDGAVNIGSTLLAAGVCLSLIAQIAEQIDYLRFMPPRTPANSRSWWTWVLLAGPGWVVFGAIKQIIGLFLAVYLIARVSGSTSVANQPVHQFLLIYRDFMPGWLALTLAVVLVVLSQIKINVTNAYSGSLAWTNSFTRVTKHYPGRVVFLAVNLVIALIMMEADMFDVLNTILGFYANCGMAWVVAVASDIVFNKYVLKVSPKTPEFRRGMLYAINPVGFGSMLLAAGLSIIAFFGGLGAALRPYSPLVAVVLALAMPPILAVATKGKYYLRRTHDGIELPMYDEYGNPSAAQLKCHVCHHDYERPDVAACETHNAHVCSLCLSTDRLADHVLPAHH; encoded by the coding sequence ATGACGGCCACCAAAGAGACGCTCGAGGACTACACGCTGCGGTTCGCACCGCGCAGTTATCGACGATGGTCGACTGCCGTGGTTGGTATCTCGGCGCTCGGCGGCATCGCGTATCTGGCCGACTTCGCGATCGGCGCCAATGTCGGCATCTCTTATGGAACCGGCAACGCACTGTGCGGTATCGGGATCTTCGCCCTGGTGATCTTCGCGACCGGGCTGCCGTTGGCGTATTACGCGGCGCGCTACAACCTCGACCTGGATCTGATCACCCGGGGTAGCGGTTTCGGCTACTACGGTTCGGTCGTCACCAACGTGATCTTCGCGTCGTTCACCTTCATCTTTTTCGCCCTCGAGGGTTCCATCATGGCGCAGGGCCTCAAGCTCGGACTGCGCCTCCCGCTTTGGGCCGGGTATGCCTGCTCGACGCTGATCATCTTCCCGCTGGTGATCTACGGCATGAAGGTGCTGTCCCAGCTCCAACTCTGGACCACGCCGCTGTGGTTGATCCTGATGGTCGTTCCGTTCGTCTACCTCGTGGTGCGCCACCCGGACTCCATCCACCAGTTCTTCGGGTACGGCGGCCGCGGCGACGGCGCCGTGAACATCGGCTCGACGTTGTTGGCGGCGGGCGTCTGCCTGTCGCTGATCGCACAGATCGCCGAGCAGATCGACTATCTGCGTTTCATGCCCCCACGGACCCCGGCGAACTCGCGCAGCTGGTGGACCTGGGTGCTGCTCGCGGGACCCGGCTGGGTCGTGTTCGGCGCCATCAAACAGATCATCGGCCTGTTTCTGGCCGTCTATCTGATCGCTCGAGTTTCGGGTTCGACGTCGGTAGCCAATCAGCCGGTGCACCAATTCCTGTTGATCTACCGCGACTTCATGCCCGGATGGCTTGCACTGACACTCGCGGTGGTCCTGGTGGTGCTCAGCCAGATCAAGATCAACGTGACCAACGCGTACTCGGGCTCGTTGGCGTGGACCAATTCGTTCACCCGAGTCACCAAGCATTACCCGGGGCGCGTCGTCTTCCTCGCCGTCAACCTCGTCATTGCATTGATCATGATGGAAGCCGACATGTTCGACGTCCTGAACACGATCCTCGGGTTCTACGCCAACTGCGGAATGGCATGGGTGGTGGCCGTGGCGTCGGACATCGTCTTCAACAAGTACGTGCTCAAGGTGTCACCGAAGACCCCGGAGTTTCGGCGCGGCATGCTGTATGCCATCAATCCGGTGGGCTTCGGGTCGATGCTGTTGGCCGCCGGGCTGTCGATCATCGCCTTCTTCGGCGGCCTCGGTGCGGCGCTGCGCCCTTACTCGCCATTGGTGGCAGTCGTCCTCGCGTTGGCCATGCCGCCCATCCTGGCGGTCGCGACCAAGGGCAAGTACTACCTGCGTCGCACCCACGACGGCATCGAGCTGCCCATGTATGACGAGTATGGCAATCCCTCAGCGGCGCAATTGAAGTGCCACGTTTGCCATCACGACTACGAGCGGCCGGACGTCGCGGCCTGTGAAACCCACAACGCGCATGTGTGCTCGCTGTGCCTGTCCACCGACAGGCTGGCCGACCACGTGCTGCCGGCCCACCATTAG
- a CDS encoding TetR/AcrR family transcriptional regulator: protein MPRPGRRGEIFDAFVRYVAERGYERTNMGDIADELGMSKGTIVHHFGTKAQMLRELEESHLVRQLDALQMIWARLSAPHERIAAIIYASALLQVVARDATVASQREVVQLFDDPAMQQVRKLRNRLQALAVDEIRSGIESGVFRNVDVELAALQLWGSLQWMWVWFDPSGSRTPEQVGAAFVDVFLGGLLLDRLGLGKWADPSAGVVSVVRDCLAAATSPAG, encoded by the coding sequence ATGCCCCGACCCGGGAGACGTGGCGAAATTTTCGACGCGTTCGTCCGCTATGTCGCCGAACGCGGCTACGAGAGAACGAATATGGGCGACATCGCCGACGAGCTCGGCATGTCGAAGGGCACCATCGTTCACCACTTCGGGACCAAGGCGCAAATGTTGCGCGAGCTTGAAGAGAGCCACCTCGTCCGCCAACTCGATGCGCTGCAGATGATATGGGCTCGTCTGTCCGCGCCGCACGAACGCATCGCCGCGATCATCTACGCCTCCGCACTGCTGCAGGTGGTCGCCCGCGACGCGACGGTGGCTAGCCAGCGCGAGGTGGTTCAGTTGTTCGATGACCCGGCGATGCAGCAGGTGCGCAAGTTGCGTAATCGGCTGCAAGCCTTGGCGGTTGACGAGATCCGTAGCGGAATCGAGAGCGGCGTGTTCCGAAACGTCGACGTCGAACTGGCGGCGCTGCAGTTGTGGGGATCGCTGCAGTGGATGTGGGTGTGGTTCGATCCCAGCGGCTCCCGGACGCCCGAACAAGTCGGGGCCGCATTCGTCGACGTGTTCCTCGGCGGGCTGCTGCTCGACCGACTGGGGCTCGGCAAGTGGGCGGACCCGTCGGCGGGCGTCGTCTCCGTGGTGCGCGACTGCCTTGCCGCGGCCACCAGCCCGGCTGGTTGA